TCTAATGACACTGTTTAttaacaaaaagaaataaaattaagcatGTATAATCCTTAGCAGAGAACATTTGACCAAATCCCAGAAAGTAACATCACTGCCGACCTTCAGTATATATCACAAAAGCATTCTATAATCGAATATCCAAACTTCCTTTCCAAGTTTCTTCATCATGATTTCATATGTCCTGACACAGAATAATACCTAACATTGGCTTGTGCATTCTCCAAGCACATGGGAATTGCTTTGGACTATGATGCTGAGTTGTGGCCTTGTGGGCGGCTTTGAAGGCCTATCCTAGGGAGAGAGAACTGTTAgtggccaacactcggtgggatttaagtcccatcggatagataggattcttgagaagagtttataaaggtgaagcaattctcaccttacaagccagttttataaggatgagttaggcctcgatattcatGACACGGTGTCAGAGCCTATAGGGTCTATCGTTGGGCTTCCTACATCgttcacgcttcaggcccattgggctgGGCTGAAGTGTGAGTGGgtgtgttagcggccaacactcggtgggatttagtcccacatcggatagataggattcttgagaagagtttataaaggtGAGACAATCCttaccttacaagccggttttataaggatgagttaggcctcgatattcatGACAAGAACATCAGGAGGTTGGGCTGTGCATGAATTGTCTGTCATCATCAACAGTCTTGGGGAAATGGCCCTGGAAGGGCTAAAGGGTGCTAGCTGGTGAAGCCAATAAGTATGCAAACTGTCTTGCTAACTTTGGTTGTGAACAAACTACCACGTAGGTAGTCTATGATAATTGATAACCCCCCAACTTCCCAGTTCAGTTCTTGAAGTTTGATGTTTTGGAAGTTGATACTCCCCGtttattttcattatattttcaTGTTTTGGGCTTAGGCCATCCCttgtttaaaacaaaattttaaaattatgaagCATGGACTTATTATCATCTTGCAATAGCAGCAAAAGCCACCTGATAGAACATTATTCATCATATACTTACCAGAAATAACTAACTAGCAAAAATAATAACATTGTAAACAATGAAATTAATTACTACTCACAACACCACAAGAGAGACAATCGCCTcaatgccaaaaaaaataagggGGAAAATACCAAAACATAGGAAACAAATCCTTTCTTTCCTTGGACACTATAGAAGACTTCAATTTTATTTACCTGTTCTTCACTTGGTGCATTTATGCGTACATTGAGACAACGGGAGCGTATTGCTTCAGTGACTCTTGAAGAACTATTGCAACATAGAATTAATCTGCAATAAGCACTGTATTTCTCCATCGTTCTGCGGAGAGAATGCTGCGCTTCTCTAGAGAGTTTGTCAACATCATTAAGCACAAGTACTGATAcagaaaaaatctaaaatcagcTTGCAAAACTGaaacaaactaaaaaagaaaaacaagataAAATGAATGCTTGTAATTGTAAATCTATTAATCTACACTAGATTCTCATGTCCTCAACTCCGGTTACTAAACGCAACCTATTTTTACACACACAACTTATTCTCAAAGAGCTGATTCTATCAAAAAGTGTATTGCATTGATCATACAAGCCAAGGTGGAGAGGTTTATAATTTGACATAgccataaagaaaaaataatataacccAAAAGCAGTACACAAGTAAATTAGACCCTACCAGACCAAACAACAATCTACACAATTAAAGACAAAATGTTTCACAAGACATAAGAATTGAAAGATAGCACTCAGACGTGCAAAAAACTCCACACTGTTCGCTGACCATGCACAGATTCCTTCTTTTACTGTCTTAAAATAACACACATGTATAGGTATAGGTTAACAATAAAAACAGTCAGTTACCTTTAAATCCTTTCTTCCCTTTAGTATCAATGGGTCTATTCTTAGCCATTTCTTTGATTATTTCTTGAACAATGTATCTGTCCTGAAAGCCTGCATCACTTGGAGTCATTTCAATGTGATTCGCACTTGATAATGTTGTCAGCTCTAAATCAATAGACCTACTCCCAGCCTGAAACCAATTCTCAAgtactttaaaataataataaatggcTAAATAAAATACCAATGATTCAGTTTATTATACAGAGCAGATCCAATGTAGTGCACATGATATTGAAATTTCAAATATCCAGACTAAGGTATTTCTAagcaaaaatagataaataaatgtTTGATTTACTAAATTGAAGGCATTCATTTTGAGTCATGTCCTAATTTAAAACCATTTCATCTGTCATAACTCATCAGTATATAATACATTGGAAAAACATGCAAGTGATAAGTTGATCTCAATAAGTTTCACATTCTATGGAACTCTTCTTCTCTATCAGTATACCGCAACTGTTTGAAAATTAGAGAATTCAGGCAGTCATTGTTCACTAACTAAGGGTACGAGTAAAATCTCCCAAACTATACCAATACAAGAGCTGCTTGCTTGTGAAATCAAAGTTTACAACAACATAAAGAAAATAGCAGTATGAAAAAGAATGAAGCTTACATCCACTTTCCATGCCCTATTTTCCACCTTCACCTGAAACATAAACAAAGACAATTTAGAAAGACATCAAATTACAGCACCAAGAAgtaaataatagtttttttttgaaacagaggAAGTAAATAACAGTAGTTATAGCACAAACACGATATCTGCAAATACATCGaatcaaaaactaaaatatacaTTATAACAACATGAAGACTTGATTTCTGCACCCACAACACTTGATTACTTTTGGTGCTCACACAAGACTTGATTTCTCAGGGATATCTGCACCCCACAAGTCTAGGTTTCTGCAGATATCGTGTTCAAGCATTAATTggatttttaaaagaaagacCTTTTCGGCACCCGGTCCAAACATTTGGCGGAGAAGAGCCATGATTAGTGTCTTCTTGCCAGCACCAGATGGGCCATAGAACAGCAAATGAGGGCAATCATGTTCAGTAACCTGCAACAACACatccaatccaaaaaaaatattaaaactttatcttaaaataaaaagacaaagTGATTCATTCAAATACAAAAGGTGAGTGTGTGGAGTAAAGTTACCAatttcttgagattttgagcgaTGTCATTGTGAACCATAACATTGTCAAGGGTTTTGGGACGATACTTATCAACCCACAACATCCTTCCTCTCTATACCTTCTTTCGCTTCTTTCTTCAATCAAATAAAACACACTGATCAGACTCACTGTCCAACAAAGGCCATAACCATAGATAAAAGGATGTCGATGGGGCGGGGAACATAAGCTACAAAACACAGACACAACATTGACACTAGACAACgtgataatttgagaaaatggaaaTGATTGACTATAACCACATTCGCTTAGTCGGTGCAACATAGAGAGCAAGTAGTACCTATCAAGAACTGACACGGACAGGACACTGACATGTCGACACCGGTAATTGCTTGGAAAATAAATGAgataattggatttttttttgaataagctaaattagcctacccaaattggcaccagagataATCGAAcatcagacctcaagaggagcacactcccaggtcccaagccaatatcaatgcaccaacccaagtgggtctAATGAGTTAATTGGATGTAATCACATGTATCAGTGTCGAACACGCCTTCAATCAAGAGTGTCAGTGTCGCATACGTAGTAACTAGTACTCATAATCCCCATGAAATCAATCATACAATAATTCAgaaaattgtgaaaaaaaaaacaatttatggaAAGAAGATTTGTGAGTAAATTTGAGTTGGAAATTGTTAAAAAGATTAAATTTCCATGTAATTTGCCGACATCTTCAATCTAAAATCAAAGTTGCAAACATACACAACACATATagcatatttataattaaaatataaacaaagaaAGTTCTAAGCATGGaatgcaaaaattgaaaaacaaagtaTGCAGAATCTGTATCATGGAACGCAAATTTATGCACACCTTTGAAGGAGATGACCGCACGACGTACAGCCGAAACGAACAGACTGAGCAGTCGGAGCGGAAGTAGTGAGGTGGCCGCGGTGGCAGGCTGCGACGGTCTAGGGTTCTCACTTCGAACTTGACACTTCGGTCTAGGGTTAATTATTTTTGcgccattttttttatagtttgtcttctttttttttctttttcttttttataaagttaatgAGCTCTTTCTAGAGATATAATTCGAGTTTGATTTTTAACTAAGTTTTCTTATTCCCACGATCGAATTTTGAATTATCGGGATCTCTTTCCTTGAGAACTAGAGGGCTAatgccaacaaaaaaaataagatttgataggccgcaggccaggctcaggcgtgaaaaaaaatcataggccaggcttaggcctgtcaaggcctggcctggcctgttcccaaccctattCATTCAATATCGCCAAACTATAtgttatcatttaaaatatgttaaatcatCGTCATTTAAAATTGAGTGATTTTAAAACAAATGACCAAGTTCTTCTCCGGCGGTGCTTCTCCCGTTCTTCTCTTTAATTTGCATATGTAATCATCGCTGGGTAGGATGAAATCAGTCTCTCCTTGACTGTGCTATTATTAATGTTGATGGCAAACTATTTTTGTTGAGCTTCAAGTTATCTGCCACGACCTTGACCTTGTGATATTTTCTTTTCCTCTGCCCAACCCATTCagatttgttgtttgttgataCTTTAGGAACCTAGTTCTTTTGAGAGTAGTTtgctttttattattttctttttccttaaCCTAGATTGTAACACAAAAAACACTAAATTTCAATATTAACACGTGAAGTAAAGTTGGAAAACTCAATATCAATTCTTTAGAATTGCACCATTTTTGGAATAGAAAACAAGtgatttgttttaaaatgatGAGGTTCAATGAAACACATAAAATACTTTTGAGTGGAGTTCACCATTAACATTGCTCTAATAGATTGAATATTAGATAGTAAGGAATAAACTTATCAGATAAATGGtcacaaaatatataatttgaagTCAGTAAATTTGCATTATCTTGGAAGTGATAAAAACATAATACTACCTCTatccctaaatataaaaaatttcccTAAATATAAAACCCTTTAAGAAATTTTCTTGTCACTTTTTATAAGAACCTATTTCAATTTTCGTTTCCACAAATACTTTCCtactaaggctctgtttgggtAGCacgataagctagcttatagcttatttggATAAAAAAACTGTTTCgtaacaatttttcaaaaagagcttatagcttattttactagtttataacttatttttcaaacgctatttcaaatagcttacgagcttatagcttactggaatataatttttttccaattttacccttatcattttacttaaaaaaaaaataatattaattaaacatatattttttatgtcactTTATACTTATAAATTAGTTCAAatgctaattttaccaaacagaccatAAATTATAAGATATATAGAGCCTAAATTAACTTTCGCTAAAAACAAACTCTTACCAAAacggctttgtctaacatgcaccacttaatcaagtcgtgcatggtgcacaagtcttcaatatttttataatgaatacaaattttataaaatccaccttTGGAGGTAAAATTTATATCGTTTAAAtcattcattaattttttaatttttttttaaaaataatttgatatgtttttgaaactcatcaagattaacggtattcaataaaaatccataaacctaCCCGATaaaaactttcaatccaacgatgaattttgtaaaattcgtattcggtaGTGTTTTCGGTGACTTGTGCATGGTGCTTGAATGACTTGTGCACCAGACTTTACATTTACAAGCAAATGTAATCCGCCAAATATAAGGAGAATTGCTATTAGAAGTTCTGACAAGCATTAGTTTAATACTCCATACTATTTTGACATTTACACCAAAACATATAATGACATACTATCAAACATGCTATTAGGAGTATATTAGTATAATGACATATCAAACACCTCTTAATCATAAATTACAGACCAAAAGTCAAGTTTCATTCTTGTAATAAAAGTTGCATTTTTCACAAATATTCCTGTTAAATTAATGTTCACTAAAAcaaatattgtcaaaaaaaataaaatcctaccaaaaaaaccaaatatattCATTTTCCAGTCCCTCTGCACTTTCCTTCGTCAATGCTATTAGAAGTTCGGCCAAAACAGATCGATATTAAGATAATGACACATGAAACACTTCTTAATCATAAACTACAGTCACTTCTGCCATTAATCGTGCTCCACATGTGATTGCTAAGATTACAAGTATGTATGAATGACACATGAACACTGCATAATTTTTTCTTGAGTGTAGAAGGGATGTGTCTCCTTGAACTTCTCTAAATTTGTGGTTCAACTTGAGTACATTGAATAACAATGATGGTGAATGTCACACAGCTTGATTTGAAGCAGCAGAGCCTAACATGATagacttttgtttttctttagaTGTTATCTGTGGCTcttgaaaaacaagaaaaagaaggatAACATTAGAAGTTGGCATCCAAattcatgaaaaaaatataaggcATGGCAAATGGTGACAAATGAAACGCGTCTAAACACgaaaaacacacacaaaaattattGTTATTCTTAACCAGTAAAAGCATCGATTGAATATGCACTGTAGTAGTGTAATTAACATTGGGACCAGGCCACATACAAATACATGTAATAAACAGAGCCAAAAAATATACCGCGAGTTTGCTAACAATAGGTCTTGTCTACAATGTTAAGTTTTAAAACTTTAGCATATTTCAGATCACACGATTACCAGTTTTCCTTTCAATTGTTCATATATGCAGAGgactaaaaatgtaaaatcataattttcaaaaaaactcTACCGTCACAGAATCAGATATATCAAAGATCAAATAATTCCCTATTCGATATGTATTTTAACTTCTAAATTGGTAAATAACAATGAGTTGTTCAATATTCGGTGAGTTTTCTTGATTGTGACTGTGCGATTTACAACACAGTACCACTGATCAAGCCAAAATACAAGAAGGCTTGGTCAAAGTCAATTAGTAAAATTCTGTCACATGTCAGTTTATGTTAGGGAGTTGATCTTGTTCAAAAATGTTAGGGAGTTGATTTTCTGTTAGGCCTTAATGATTCTTTTGATATGGTTAAATCTCAGACTCTGCTTTTAGATCCTCTGTCGCCTATGAATCGACTCTATTCCAAGGTGTTGCAACATGAACGCAAGCATGGTTCTACCTCGGAAATCCCTAGTCTGATCAATGCTGCTGGTGGCAAGAAATTTGCAGGCAAAGGAAAATTCCCCTATAACAATGGACAATGCACCTATTGCGGCAAAACTAATCATATTGTTGAAAACTGCTTCAAGAAACAAGGTTTTCCTCCCAAACCTAAAGTTGATTCCTTAGTGAACAATGTTTCCCAAGCTGAAAGTGAAGAGTTGGGTTGTTCACAACCTGTTGCTCTCTCTGTTCAGTCTGTTATTCCTGGCCTCACCTCTGATGAGTGCAAAGCTCTTTTTGCTTCAAAAGTCCAATCTGCAGAATACAAATGCCACTGCGGTTGATGTTTCCTCTGCTTATCACATAGTTGGTTCCTGGCTCAAGCACAGGTACTACTGCTATTATCTTATCTGTGTTGGCTAATGAAATTCATCATAAGGCTGTAAGATCACCAAATGGAAATTTAGTTCAAGCTTCTCATAGTGGTAGTGTCTGAATTTCAGAGCATTTAGTTCTCACTGATGTGTTATTTGTTCCTGAGTTTAGCTTCAATTTACTCTCTATTTCTAGCCTTCTGAAAGCAACCAGGTGTTCTTTCACTTTTGTTGATAATTTGTGCTGCATCCAGGACTCACATTCGAGGAGGATTGGCATGACTAAACTTAGAGATGGTCTATACCTCATGAACTTATCTGCCCCTGCTGGTAATGTTGTTAGTACCTTATCCAATTGTATCCCTAAAAGTGCCATATGGCACTTCAGACTAGAACATGTCTCATGAGAAACTTGCTCATATGTGTAAGGATTTTCCTTCAATAGAATTTAATAAAGATGTTTGTGATATTTGTCAGTTTGCAAAGCAAAAGCGATTTGCCTTATACACTTGGAACCAGTATAAAGCTTCGCATAATTTTCAGTAATTACATTTAGACATTTGGGGACCCTAGTCTTTTAACTCTATTCACAATCACAGATATTTCCTAATGATAGTAGATGATCATAGTCGATACACTTGGGTTATTTTAATGAAAGGAAAATATGAAGCTCGATCTCATGTTcagaattttattaaaatttaatgatttttttttttgacgcaattaCAATTTAACATTGAGAAACAATTTAGTGCATCTTTTAAAGTGATTCAGTGACAATGGACCTGAATTTATCATGCCAGACTA
This portion of the Trifolium pratense cultivar HEN17-A07 linkage group LG3, ARS_RC_1.1, whole genome shotgun sequence genome encodes:
- the LOC123916510 gene encoding replication factor C subunit 3-like, whose product is MLWVDKYRPKTLDNVMVHNDIAQNLKKLVTEHDCPHLLFYGPSGAGKKTLIMALLRQMFGPGAEKVKVENRAWKVDAGSRSIDLELTTLSSANHIEMTPSDAGFQDRYIVQEIIKEMAKNRPIDTKGKKGFKVLVLNDVDKLSREAQHSLRRTMEKYSAYCRLILCCNSSSRVTEAIRSRCLNVRINAPSEEQIIEVLQFIGKKEGLQLPPSLAARIAEKSNRNLRRAILSFETCRVQQYPFTDKQTIPPMDWEEYISEIASDIMKEQSPKRLFLVRGKLYELLINCIPPEIILKRLLYELLRKLDAELKHEICHWAAYYEHRMRLGQKAIFHIEAFVAKFMSVYKSFLIATFG